Genomic segment of Panicum virgatum strain AP13 chromosome 2K, P.virgatum_v5, whole genome shotgun sequence:
TAGTCATGCAAAGGTTGTTCCCAGCTATCATTACTTGGTAAAAATACAAACAATTAATGGTACAATCTACTCATCTACTGTGTTACAGGAACATAATGTGAAATAAGGCAAACAATTGATATGAAGTATACTATTAGTAAAGCAAGGTTAAAATACACTAACTTATGACGTTTTGGAAAAAGCACCATTACATTGATCTGAGAATCAGGCAATCAGCTCCAAAGTTCACAAGTAGTCAGGACAACATGAGCAGACAAATTGCGAGCATGGAACATCCTACTTGAAAAGCCCAACCATATGATAGCAGGCAATAACAACTGAAACCATACAAAGTGTAGCACAGCAAGCACAAATTCATCATTTTCAGCATCCATAGAAGAAGCcatcaggatcaagtttcatcaTTCAGACATATTGAACTACAAATGCCAAGGCAACATAACTCCATGAGGAGATTAGCATTTATAAATTATAAGAACAGTTACCCACGATCTGGCAACTAAACCAGTACAGATTTCAACCATCTACGGAAATCTACCCAATATACCAGATTTAGTGCTGAAACAATCAAACAGACAGCCGCGAACAACATCAGCTAAAGATTATGATATGTATCTTTGCTATTGCATGGTCACAATGGCTTTAAAACACATGAATGATGGAATGGTGGATCTTACCGAGCACTAAtcctcatcatcttcttctgaGCTCCCAACGTCACTACTGTACTCATCACTGCTACTGCTCTCAAAATCAAGCTGAACAGGCTTCACTTGTATTGGCTCCGGGCCCATTGGTGCCACTGGCCGCACTGAGACAGGTGCCTGCGGCACAGGGGCCTGTGGTTCTTCACCCTTGACACCAGGTAGTATGTCATCCAGTGGCAGTGTGATTGGGTCACCAGGCTTCCATCCCGGCGGTGGCTTTAGTTCCTTCGGGAACAtgggtggcaacgtgtttggtATCCTCAGTGCCCCTTCCTGTGGCGGCGGCTCATATAGCGGCATGGCCTCCACCTCCGCTGTGATCCCCTCCTTCGTTTCCAATGGCTTCTTGGGCACCCCTACATCCATATCAGCACACTGATACAGCATCGAGTACCGCATCTCTTGTTCCTGCGGTGCGGGTGGCAACGCCCCACGGAGAGGCAGCCCAGCGCCGTGCTCCGGTGGAGCGAAGGTCGTGGAACTTATGCGGCGAGCATAGCTCAGTATGTCGTCCAGCTTGAACCTGGAGTGGAGGGACGCGCCGAAGTCGCCGTCCGACACCGGCTTGGGGTcgtcagcagcggcggcgccacgcgGGCGCTTGGGGTCTCGGCGGTAGTCGGCGTAGTCGTCGACGAGGCGGTCAAGCACGTGGTGGGCTTCGTGCAGCTTCTTCGCGAAGGCTAGCAGCGCAGCGTCCTTGGTACGCGCCTCGCGGGCAAGCCGCGCTCGGGCGTCCTGCAGGTCCAGAGTCTCTTGCAGCTCGGCGACGGCCTCGAAGAGCTGCGTCTGGAGGGTGGTGAGGAGCGCCAGTGCGTCCTTGGTGGAGGAGATCGgggtcggcagcggcggcggcggcggcgacgacgacgccgagggAAGGAAGGTGGGGAGCGACCCCCGGTACGCCGAGATCCACGCGGCCCGGTTGGGCGATAGCTCGAAGAGGTTGGAGGCGAGCGACGATATAAGCTGGAGCAGCGACTGCGCGCGGGGGAGCGGCggcaggagcgggagcagcgacggcgaggtggttaGGGTtggggccgcgccggcgccggcggttgCGCTGGCGGGCAGGTTGCTGTGTGGAGGCGAGGAGGTGGGGTTCAACGGGGACGGGTTGGGCGGgagcgacggcgacgaggcggtAAGCCCCATCCTCGCCGGGGAAGGCATGTGCGGCTGCATcatctcggcggcggcggcggagggcgcagCGGTCGGACGCGAGCTCGAGAAGCTCCTCGTGCTTGAGCCTTGAGAACGCCAGCTATCCACTTCGTGGGCTCACGACCCTAAACATATATGGGCCGTGAAGTAGTTATATTTTTGGGCTTTGTGGCTGGAGGCCCAACATGTTCGCCTTAAAAGCCCTTTGCCTCTGCCTAGCCTCCCCACcggcccacccccacccccgtcgcttcgtcccccccccccccccccccccccccccattccTTTTGGCGGGCGGGAGACAAGCAGCGCGCCGTGAAGTAGTTATATTTTTGGGCTTTGTGGCTGGAGGCCCAACATGTTCGCCTTAAAAGCCCTTTGCCTCTGCCTAGCCTCCCCACcggcccacccccacccccgtcgcttcgtccccccccccccccccccccccccccattccTTTTGGCGGGCGGGAGACAAGCAGCGCGCCGCCTCCACTTCCCGCGCGAAGCAGCAAACCGAAGAAGAAGCCATGGACGACGgatcctcctcgccggcgagccccccgTCGACGGCAGCGCCGTCCGCAGCGGAGATGGAGGAGTACGGGAACTGGAAGAAGAACGCAGCGGTGCTCTACGACCTCGTCATCTCCCACCCGCTCGAGTGGCCGTCGCTCACCGTGCAGTGGCTCCCCTCCAAGTCGTCGACCCGCGGCCACCGGCTCGTTGTGGGCACTCACACCTCCGACCAGGCCCCCAACAGCCTCATGGTCTTGGACGCGGtgctcccgctcccgccccgcctcgcggcggccgccgctgcctcggGCGGCGCCGTCCCGGCCCCGTCCGTGTCCGTCTCCCTCGCGGCGCCGCACCGGGGCGAGGTAAACCGCGCGCGCTGCATGCCGCAGCGGCCCTTTACGGTGGCCACCAAAACGTGCCTGGATGAGGTCCACGTGTACCatctcggcgacggcgacggcagcgAGAAAAGCGGCGCCGATGTTGTGCTACGGGGGCATGACGCGGAGGGTTATGGTTTGGCCTGGAGCCCGATGAAGGAGGGATGGCTGCTGAGCGGCTCGTATGATAAGAAGATTTGCCTGTGGGATCTTGCCTCTGGGAGTGGAGCTCCTGTTCTGGATGCCCATCAGGTGTTTGAGGTAATGCCCCGTTTGACGCTCCTGTTTCTTTTCCCCCTTCAATTCGTGTGCCACTTTATTCAGTACCGCTACACTTTCGGTTCAGATATTTACGTTCACTTCATTACCGTGTGACTTGATGTATAGAGTGCTAGATTTGTTTCATTTGTTTGTAATATAAATTGGCTTTGGAACAGTATGTGCAGTAAATATTTATGGTGCACCCGGAGGTGATGAGATGTAGGTTTAACCGTGTAAGAAAAAGCTGCAGTGGCTCCATACTTTGATGTAATATGTTATTCTGGAAACCAATTTATTTTGTTTGCGCTTTGTGCTGTCCAGCAATTTGAATTAACTCCCAAAGGGAGGCCCGCGCGACGGGCTATTAGCTCAGTGGTAGAGCGTGCCCCTGATAATTGCGTCGTTGTGCCTGGGCTGTGAGGGCTCTCAGCCACATGGATAGTTCAATGTGCTCATTAGCGCCTGACCCGAAGATGTGGATCATCCAAGGCACATTAGCATGCCTTCTGTGACAGTTAATTTAGCATGTTCAAAATTAGGGGAAATATTAGAAACCTACCAATTGTTTAATTCCTCCTTTGCAATTGTTTCACTGAAATGCAATTTTCCTTAACATGCCGAAGCTTCTCTGTTTCTCTTGTACCATAATTTAGCTGAGGCGTCTGAGCTGCAGAGAGAAGGGCATTTACCCATTGACTATCTCGATTAGAACCAGAAGTCCTCTGTTCCCAAAGACCCAAAGCCCAATTTGATACTTGGAGAACTTGCTTCCTGTTTTTACAAATAAGGATATTTCTGTTGTCAGTTATATACTTTGCAACCAGCATTGTTTTCGGTAGCATAGGTTCCTTCTTTTGAAATCCAAGAACGATGCTCAGAAGAGTTCTTGTTCATACTATTAGGCTTTACCACACAATTCCTATAGTTGTTCTAAAGCGACTTTTATTGTTTCCCTGTTGCCAAGGAAATCAACCTCAGACCTTGTGTTCCTTTTTTATGTGTTACCCCATACCTAGAGCTCTATATGAGAAAGGGTAATCCGAGAAAAAATTTGGTCCTTTTGTTATGTCTGTCTTTTTGGAACATCTGAGTATTCATTACTTTGTTATTGCAATACTAAACTGGCAGAACACAAGCTCCTGTAGAAATGTGACTACGTTTGTTGTGCATTGGATTGTTTCCAATATTTGTTGATGTCAGGATATTGTCATTAGTATTAGATAGGTCATGACATATTTGTTCTTTTGTTCTTTATCTCACCTATCTAATAAGTACTTCTGTCAGATCACATTCATTTAAAGCATTTTAGAAACTCTGGAATTGTATCAGCATTATTTGGTATGCAACATAAAGAAGTCATAAGCTGTCCCTTCCACTAAATGTTAACCATCTTATTCTTGCCAGTGTTATCTTGTTTTTATTCAGAGTGTCTGGTGGATATTTGCTTTTGCAGGCTCATGAGGATCTCGTTGAAGATGTTGCCTGGCACCTGAAAGATGACAATATATTTGGATCTGTTGGGGATGACTGCAAGTTGATGATGTGGGACCTGCGTACAAACAAACCAGAACAATCTATTGCTGCACACCAAAAGGAGGTAGGCTTGCTTCAACCAAGGATTATCAAACTGTATGTTGAGGCCTTGATGTTCAGATAATTGCATTTGCGCACCTTTTGCTTTTGTGAATTGGAGTGGTATATGAAACAAACTCCAAAAATCTATAAGATAATGCTCAATCCATCTGCATGAGATAGTTTTCACCTTTTTTTAGTTTATAGTGGAACATTATGCATTTTGTCTTCCTGCATCCGGTGCCATATTTTGCCTGAgataattttatttttctgtGTGTTTTGAGCTGAAGAGCAATAGGAAACTGGGCACATGATTCATTTATCTATGGCCCTCCCTTGTGATTAGGCAATAGTGATGCATTGGTGGTCATGCTGACCTTTCAGTTTGCTTTTGTATTTTActtctataaaaaaataaaaatatcataTGCTCACTATTTCAGTCCTGTCCTGCCCTACTTCTTGGATTGATTTATGTTCATAATGTGGACAATTCACTTTTGTAGGTCAACTCTTTGTCATTCAATCCATTTAATGAATGGATCTTGGCTACAGCATCTGGAGATGCGACAGTTAAGCTATTTGATATGCGAAAATTATCGAGAAGCTTGCACACTTTCGACAGCCATGAGTACGTAATTTTTGTGTGTGCCCTATGTGCTTCAGTCTTTATTTCTTCTGTAGGAAATTTAATAACTGCATATATGCAATCCTTTTACTTTACACTTTGGTTTGATATTGTATTTAATACACACTGGGAACCTAAATATGTTGGAAAATAACCAGTATCTTAATGGGCCAGTGGAAGATTTCAGTTGCAAAAGAGGTTGGTGCTTTCTGCCTTTATGTCACTATTTTTTGTAACTTGTAACATGTGACTGGTCCATAACAAAGGTGGTACGCAAGAATTGCTCCCGTGATCCTGTTTTAGATAACCTGCCCTAATCTTACACAAGGGATTGTTTGGAGGACAGCAATTTGTGGTACCCCACTACATAAGGACCTGTGGCAACTCTGAATATTTGTTGGTTACCGCACGAAGTTTAATTTCAATTGATGTTTATCCTTCTACAAGAGATAATTAGCTAAAGTAATCTCCACCATTTATTGGCTTAAGAAATCCGTGCATGTTTTAAGACCACTGGAGCACTTACCCTTCTGTAAGTAACAAACCTATTAACTTGGCATACTTTGGAGCACTGAAGCACTCTATTTGTCAGTCTATCCTTTGTTATTAATCAGTCTATCTGTTTCTTCAACCTAACTGATTTGCGTTACCTTTCTTTATTGTTggtgtctgaaattttctgttGCACGATTTGCATATGCAGGGGCGAGGTGTTTCAGGTTGAATGGAACCCGAATTTGGCTACTGTATTAGCTTCATCTGCCGCAGACAAAAGAGTGATGATATGGGATGTCAACAGGTACGTTGAGTCAAACCAACTCCGAAGTTCTATTGTATTTGCAGTAGTTGTCTATTTTTTAGTCCTACCAATGCCATGACTTAAAGAGAAGGTACATCCTATGAAATTATCCAATTCAACATCTACGATGGGGGCTCTTCATGCAATCTACAATTACTAACTGTACAAAGGCTAAATCTAGTTGCTGTAGGCATTACCTTGGAGATCTCTTTAGGTACAAAAGCTTATGTGGATTACTAAATTTTCGCATTCATCAAGTCAAATCCTTGGGGCCTTTTTTGTCCTTGTCACGTTCCATCGCCATGACAGATTCCAATATAGTTGAAGCAAAGCCTCGGTTCTTATTGGTGACAATTTCTTTTGACCATGtgcccttttccttttttttttctggttcTGACTTGTCTTGTGGCTGTCAGGATTGGAGATGAGCAGTCAGAGGACGCTGATGACGGATCCCCGGAGCTGCTGTTCGTCCATGGAGGCCACACGGCCAAGATATCAGAGCTGTCGTGGAACCCCAGCGAGAAATGGGTCGTTGCCAGCGTGGGTGAAGATAACATCCTGCAGATCTGGGAGATGGCGGAGAGCATCTACAGCGATGACTACTCGCTGCAGGACAACTGACGCATGCCTCGCCACATAAGATGAGTTAGTTGCCTGTTCAGTGGCACCAAGCATACTCGGAGGGATTGTGTCTGCAGTTAACCTGTGGTAGGATCCAAGAGACATTCATTCATTCCTGAGTTGCTATCGTCCGTGCGAAGATGATGACTCGATTAAATTCGTATGATATCTCAGTTTACCTGTGTGGATCTTGTCTGATCGATCCTCTTGTGTTTTTGTCTGTCCCAAATCCCGACCAGCTAGTATCTTTCAGTGCCGAGCCTGATCCGTGGTGGTGTGCTGGCAGCAGCACCCGATCTGTGCACCCGAACATGCTGGGTTCAGCTGCCGCGACCATGCTGCGCGTCTCCGTTCCGCATCGCAATCATTCGCTGTCACGTCCCAGTTCGAAAGGAGAGGGCGGAAAGGCCAACTCCGAGATGCGCCCCGTCCCATCCCGTCGCGAGATGCGCACGCTGGCTGGACGACGGGAGCGAGCCCGCCCGTCGCGCCTAGGGGCTCTCTGTCCTGCTGGGAGTCTGAAGGAAAAATCGGGGACGAATCCGTCCAGCAGGCAACGCGACCTTGCCATTGGAGTGCCGGGAGGAGCTCGGGTGTGACCGGAGCACGCATGGCGGCCTTTTGGCcgttcatttttttaaaatagcGAAAGCAACAGGCCGGCAGGGACGGCTGACGGGCGACACGCAACACGGCTACAGGCGGCCGTCCATGCCCACGCCGTACGGGATGCCCAGGGAAAGGGAGCAAAAGGCCTCAGCAGGGCGCACGCAGTGCTCGTGCAGTCGTGCAGGCCGCCGCGGACGAACCGGTCCGCCCGGCGCCCTCCTCTGCTGCCTGCCTCGCTGCTGGCTGGCCTCGGCGGAGCCGCCCGAGGAGGGGGCGAGGACACGGCTGGTACGCGGCGGCACGACACGGTCACCACCGAGGCCGAGGCGCCGAGCTGATGAGCTCGGCCGGCCCGGGCCAGACCCCCAGTGTAGTCACGCTCGTGGGTCGCGGTCAGCCAGTCCCGGTCGCCGCCCGTGTCCACGCCCTCCTGCCATTCTCCCCGGCCGTGCGTGTGTCtgcgcgccacgccgcgccgctgtTGGGAACCGCGAAGGCTACTCCGCCCCTAGGGCCGGGCCTAGCCGGCTAGCGACCCGTGGGCCTCGGCAGTGACTCGGCACGGCGCGCAGGTGCACAGCGCAGCGGCGTACGTGCtccactagcagcagcagcggcagcagcaggcaggcaggcaggcagcggcGGCATCTGCGTGCGTGGCCATATGTTTGTGCATGCCCCCCGTCGCGTCAATCAGTCGGTGGCGGGTACGTGCCGCTCTTTAATTGGCAGTGTACCAGGCGGCAACGGGACGCCCAAATCGAGGGAGGCAGgcgtgcgccggcgccggcaagtCGAGGTCGTCGTGCTCGTGCCACGACAACGGATCCAGCTCACAACACTGTACTACTACTCTAGTAGTACTGTATTTGCAGTTGGGATCCTGAGGTTTAGTAGGAATGAGATGATAGTGATAagcaaacgaacgcacctgtTGATCCTTCTTTTCTGACGAGCACTGGTGCGAAGCTCTGTTTGGGTGACCGCGGCCTCGTACGGCCGCACCCGCTTCTGAAAAAGAATCGGACTGGACGAGCGAGAGTGACCATTGCCCATTGGTGTGTCTGCTGTCTGGTGCTGCCGTCGAGATctgtgacgacgacgacgacgacatgcTCTGTGGTGCCGTCACCAATGCGCATGGTCTCCCCGCGAGGACGCAATCAGATGCCTCGTTCGCATGGCAATCGACAGCTCCCGGATCAGTTATTACGGATTCCAATGGTGAAATGCCTGTGCCGGCCAGTGAGGTTGTCGGCTGCTTGCTTGCAAGTTGCAAGTAGCCAGTAGGATACTCTACTTTCTACAAGTCATAGCTCCGCCTCTGAATGAGACAAAGGAGGTGttcggccttgtttggttctctCAGTGCACACAAgtcgaaaaaagaatctcgcatacATATggtgctaaatgaagtctatttttaAAATCTTTTTAGAGATGGATATAACTTTTGTGACATatttaatgatggtaattaattaattattggcaacagtgatgctataataaccatcctctaatcacgtggtcaaaggcctcattagattcttcaaggttCCTAACGCAGGGGTTCTAaaattgattttgtaaactgactttatttaacaCCATAATTAGCAGTCAAAATTTTCTAGCACTTACTAGTGCAaacaaccaaacagggcccttgAGCCAAGAGGTCTACGACATGAGCCAAGGGTTCTAAGCGGTTCTTGCAAGACACAACTAAGACAGTGAATTAAACACAAAACACCATAACCCCAATCACGGGACGACTGCTAGAGTGTGTGCTGGTATTGAATGGCTATGGTGAACCAAACAATCTTGGCGAAGCTCGCGGCAAGCGAGCAGTGAGGCGCTTGCTGCCGCCGGAGTTTGGGGCCGGCGAGCTGGGAGGCACAGCGACCGGCGAAGCTTGCGGCCAGCGAGCAAGGAGACGCTTGCGGCCGGCTGAGCTCGCGGCCGAGGAGCAGagaggcgcggcggccggtgaaGCTTGGAACTGGCGag
This window contains:
- the LOC120685659 gene encoding mediator of RNA polymerase II transcription subunit 4-like, coding for MMQPHMPSPARMGLTASSPSLPPNPSPLNPTSSPPHSNLPASATAGAGAAPTLTTSPSLLPLLPPLPRAQSLLQLISSLASNLFELSPNRAAWISAYRGSLPTFLPSASSSPPPPPLPTPISSTKDALALLTTLQTQLFEAVAELQETLDLQDARARLAREARTKDAALLAFAKKLHEAHHVLDRLVDDYADYRRDPKRPRGAAAADDPKPVSDGDFGASLHSRFKLDDILSYARRISSTTFAPPEHGAGLPLRGALPPAPQEQEMRYSMLYQCADMDVGVPKKPLETKEGITAEVEAMPLYEPPPQEGALRIPNTLPPMFPKELKPPPGWKPGDPITLPLDDILPGVKGEEPQAPVPQAPVSVRPVAPMGPEPIQVKPVQLDFESSSSDEYSSDVGSSEEDDED
- the LOC120685673 gene encoding WD-40 repeat-containing protein MSI3-like, whose protein sequence is MDDGSSSPASPPSTAAPSAAEMEEYGNWKKNAAVLYDLVISHPLEWPSLTVQWLPSKSSTRGHRLVVGTHTSDQAPNSLMVLDAVLPLPPRLAAAAAASGGAVPAPSVSVSLAAPHRGEVNRARCMPQRPFTVATKTCLDEVHVYHLGDGDGSEKSGADVVLRGHDAEGYGLAWSPMKEGWLLSGSYDKKICLWDLASGSGAPVLDAHQVFEAHEDLVEDVAWHLKDDNIFGSVGDDCKLMMWDLRTNKPEQSIAAHQKEVNSLSFNPFNEWILATASGDATVKLFDMRKLSRSLHTFDSHEGEVFQVEWNPNLATVLASSAADKRVMIWDVNRIGDEQSEDADDGSPELLFVHGGHTAKISELSWNPSEKWVVASVGEDNILQIWEMAESIYSDDYSLQDN